Within the Mumia flava genome, the region CGACGATCCTCGTCGCAAAGCGATACACGGTTCTGAAAACCCCGCACACCGTACGCGCACGGTGTGCGGGGTTTTCGACGTGCAGGGTGGCTCTGCAGCAGGGGAACGGGCGCGCACGGCCTGCGGGGACACCGACGCGGTGGCGCGAGCCGGCGCCGCGGGCGTGCCGCAGGGCTCAGGCCAGCTGCGCAGGCGCCTCGGTCGCGATCCGCTCGAACATCGCTTGGTCGGCAGCGAACTGGGAGTCCGGCACCGGCCAGTGCAGCACGAGCTCGGTGACACCCGCGTCGGCGTACCGGCCGGCGGCGTCGACGAACGCGTCCACGGAGCCGAGGAGTCCGACGCCGGCCGGGGTGAACCCGGTGAGCAGGACGCGGTCGAGCTCCCCTGCGTCGCGCCGAGCCTCGGCGCACGCGTCGCCGAGGCGGCGGATCTGACCGGCGACGCCCGCAGCCGAGTCCGCCTCCGTGGCGTCGTCGGCCAGCGTCTGGTCCCCGGTCGTCACCCACGCCTGGCCGTACCGAGCGGCGAGCCGCATCCCCTTCGGTCCGGTCGCCGCGACCGCGAACGGGATCCGCGGCTGCTGCACGCACCCCGGGATCATGCGCGCCTCGTCGGCGGCGTAGAACGTGCCACGCTCGGTCACGGCAGGCTCGGTGAGGAGACGGTCGAGCATCCTGACCAGCTCGGCGAACCTCGCCGTGCGCTCCCGCAACGACCAGGCTTCGTGACCCAGCACGGTCGCGTCGAACCCGGTCGCGGTGCCCGCACCGATCCCGAGGGTGAGACGGCCGCCGGAGACGTCGTCGAGCGTCATCAGGTCCTTGGCGAACGTGACGGGGTGGCGGAAGTTCGGTGACGTGACCATCGTGCCGAGCCGGATCCGGTCGGTGACGGCGGCTGCAGCCGTGAGCGTCGGCACCGCGCCGAACCACGGCCCGTCGCGGAAGTTGCGCCACGAGAGGTGGTCGTAGGTGTACGCGGCGTGGAACCCGAGCTCCTCCGCACGGGTCCACCGCTCCCGACCGCCGTCGGGCCAGCGGTGGATCGGCAGGATCAGGGCGCTGAGGCGAAGGCTCATGGACCGAGCGTACGAGAGGTTCTCGTGACGCGGACCACGTGCAGGACTAGCGTGGTGCCCATGGGCCGGCCGACCCGGGTGATCCCCGCCTCCGGAGCCAGACACCTCGCCGTGTGCGAGTGGGGTGTCCCGACCGGCTACCCGGTCTTCTGGCTGCACGGGACCCCCGGCAGCCGCTACACGCGGCACGACAGCAGCGTCTACACCGAGGCCGGGGCGCGGGTGATCACCTACGACCGGCCGGGCTACGGGCAGAGCACCCGCGACCGCGGCCGCGACATCGCCGCCGCTGCGCACGACATCGCCGCGATCGCGGCCACGCTGCGGCTCGACGAGTTCGCCGTCGCGGGCCGTTCGGGCGGGGGTCCGCACGCGCTCGCCGCCGCCGCTCTGCTTCCCGACCGCGTCAGCCGCTGCGCCAGCGTCGTGGGCGTCGGCCCGTGGGACGCGAAGGACCTGGACTGGCTCGGCGGCATGACCCAGGGCAACGTCGACGAGTACACCTGGGCGGCCGAGGGTGAGTCGATCCTGCACGAGCGGATGGAGCCGCGGTGCCGCGAGATCGTCCGCGCGATGGCGGCCGGCGAGGGCCTCGGCAAGAACTACGAGCTGTCACCGGACGACCGGGCGACCGCGGCGGACATCGGCCACCGCGCGATGCTGAGCCAGGCCGTGCAGGAGGCGTTCCGGTGCGGGATCTGGGGGCTCGTCGACGACGACCTCGCCTTCACCCGCCCCTGGGGGTTCGCCCCCGACGACGTCGAGGCACCGACGCAGGTCTGGTACGGCACCGAGGACACGCTGGTCGGGACGCAGCACGGGACGTGGCTGCTCGAGCACGTGCCGAAGGCCGAGGGCCGGGTGATGGAGGGCGGACACCTGACCTTGGAGTACCGCGCCGACGAGCTCATGAACTGGCTCGCGAACGGCTGAGCGTCACTGCCCCGTACGACCGTCGATGCACTCCCGCAGCAGGTCGGCGTGCCCGGCGTGGCGGGCGTACTCCTCCACCATGTGGACGAGGATGTCGCGCACCGGCACCGGTCTGCCGTGGTGGGTGACCTCGGCGCCGAGGTCGATGTCGCCGTCGAGGTAGGCGTCGGCGACCGCGATCTCCTCGCGTAGACGCTCCCACGCGTCGGCGACCACCGCGTCGTCGGCGACGGCGTTGTCGAAGTCGCCGTCGGGGTCGTCGTCGGTCCAGAACATCGGCGGCGCCGACTGCCCCTGGAGCACCCGCCGGAACCAGTGCCGCTCCACCTCGGCCATGTGCCGCACGAGGCCCAGCAGGGACAGGGTCGACGGTGGGACGGAGCGGCGTGCGAGCTGCTCGGCGTCCAGCCCTTCGCACTTCATCTCGAGCGTCGTCCGGTAGTGCCGGAGATAGCTCCGGATCGTGTCCTTCTCGCCGACCGGCTGCTCGCCGGTCTCACGCGGGTCGTCCTCGGGCGGCATCCACACGCCGCGGTCGTCGTCGCTCACCGACATCACCCTGCCGTACGGGGTGGGTCGCAGCAAACACGCTCCGGCGGCATCCGCTCCGGACGACGCAGTACGGTCGAGAAACGGCGTACGGAGGGGGTCCGGTGACGAGCGCGGTGGTCGTGGGGAGCGGACCCAACGGGCTCGTCGGCGCGATCCGGCTCGCGCAGGCCGGTCTCGACGTGACGGTGCTCGAGGCCGCCGACCGGCCCGGCGGCGGCACCCGTACGTCCGAGCTCACCGCGCCGGGGCTGCTGCACGACGACTGCGCCGCGTTCCACCCGTTCGGCGTGCTGTCCGAGGCGTTGGCGCCACTGGGTCTGGACCGGTACGGGCTGGCCTGGGCGTGGCCCGAGATCGACCTCGCGCATCCCCTCGACGACGGTCGCGCCGGTCTGCTGTCGCGCACCCTCGACGTCACGCTCGACTCGCTCGGGCCCGACGGCGCTGCCTGGCGGCGGATCGTGGGGCGGGTCGCGACGGACTTCGACACGCTCGCGGCCGACGTGCTGCGCCCGATCCTGCACGTGCCGCGGCACCCGGTCGCGCTGACCCGCTTCGGGCTGCGCGCGGCCCTGCCGGTGACGTGGCTCGTGCGCGCGTTCGCCGACGAGCCTGCACGGGGGCTGTTCGCCGGGGTGGCAGCGCACCTGTTCGGCCGGCTCGACCGACCGATGTCGTCCTCCGTCGGCTTGTTGCTCTCGGCTGCGGGCCATCGAGCCGGGTGGCCGGTCGCGGTCGGCGGCACGCGCGCGATCTCGGACGCGCTGGTCGCGCTGCTCGCCGACCTCGGCGGCACCGTCACCACCGGCGTGCGCGTCACCGCCCTGGATGAGCTCCGCGACGCGACCGGCCGTACACCCGACGTCGTGCTGCTCGACACCGCGCCGGACGCGGCCGTACGGATCGTCGGCGAGCGGATGCCACCGCGCGTACGGCGGGCGCTGACGCGGTTCCGGTACGGGCCGGCGGCGTTCAAGCTCGACCTCGCGATCGACGGCGACGTGCCGTGGACCAACGCGGACGTCCGTCGCGCGGGAACGGTCCACCTCGGCGGGACCGCCGCCGAGATCGCGGCCGCCGAGACCGAGGTCGTGCGCGGACGGATGCCGCAGCGCCCGTACGTGCTGGTCGGCCAGCAGTACCTCGCGGACACCTCGCGCTCGGGAGACGGACTCAACCCGCTGTGGGCGTACGCTCACGTGCCTCACGGCTTCACCGGTGACGCGACCGAGGCGATCCTCGCGCAGATCGAGCGGTTCGCCCCCGGCTTCCGCGAGCGGGTCGTCGCCGCGGCGCGGCGCGGCCCCGCCGACCTGGCGGCGTACAACCCGAACTACGTCGGCGGCGACATCAGCGCCGGCGCGAACACCCCGCTCCAGGTCGTGATGCGACCCCGCTGGGCACTCGACCCGTACACGCTCGGGGTCGACGGCGTGTACCTCTGCTCGTCGGCCACACCGCCGGGCGGCGGGGTGCACGGGCTGTGCGGACTGCACGCGGCGGAGTCGGCGCTGTCACGGCTGTGAGCGGGTCCGCGTCAGGACCCGGCGCTCACCACCTCGACACCGCACCGCAGACCGGGGGATCGCGCCAGCCGTGCGTCCGCCGTCAGCAGGGGCACTTCCAGCACCTCCGCAAGTGCGACGTACGCGGCGTCGTACGGGGTCAGGTTGTCGCGGAGCTCCCACGCCCGGGCCAGCAACGAAACGTGGTGCGCACGCTCGATCGGCATCGCGGCCAGGTCGTCGAGCGCGAGACCCGCCCTCCGCGCATCGATGTCCCCGGCCCGCCATCGACGACGGACCACCTTCACGACCGCGAGGTCGATCAGCCCCGGTGCGCTCAGCTGCTGTCCTCGCAGCCGCGAGCGCGCGACGTCCCCGTGCGGGCCGTCATCCGCGAGCGCGGGGGCGAGCACGCTGGCGTCAACGACCAGCACGGTCGTCGTGGAGGTCGGAGACCGCGATGTCGAAGGGCAGCCGACCGCCCGAGCGTCCACCGGCCCGGTCGAGGACCTCGTCGAGGGTCGGGCGACTCGCCTCTTCGATCAAGCGAGCGAGGAGGTACTCCTGCAGCGACTGGTGCGCGATCGCGGCGCGGCGGCGCAGCACCGCGTGGGTCTCGACCGGGACGTCCTTGATCTGCACGCTCGGCATGGCGCCATTCTGGCGCTTGTAGCGCCAGAACACAAGTCAGGTGGCCTCAGCCCGGGAACGGTCCCGCGCGCAGCAACGAGCTCGGCAAGCGACGACCGATCTGCTCCTCGAGCCAACCGGCCGACTCGATCAGGCCGGCCTGGTCGAGACCCGTCGTGATGCCGCTGCGATCGAACGTGTAGACGAGATCCTCG harbors:
- a CDS encoding LLM class flavin-dependent oxidoreductase, with product MSLRLSALILPIHRWPDGGRERWTRAEELGFHAAYTYDHLSWRNFRDGPWFGAVPTLTAAAAVTDRIRLGTMVTSPNFRHPVTFAKDLMTLDDVSGGRLTLGIGAGTATGFDATVLGHEAWSLRERTARFAELVRMLDRLLTEPAVTERGTFYAADEARMIPGCVQQPRIPFAVAATGPKGMRLAARYGQAWVTTGDQTLADDATEADSAAGVAGQIRRLGDACAEARRDAGELDRVLLTGFTPAGVGLLGSVDAFVDAAGRYADAGVTELVLHWPVPDSQFAADQAMFERIATEAPAQLA
- a CDS encoding alpha/beta fold hydrolase, with protein sequence MGRPTRVIPASGARHLAVCEWGVPTGYPVFWLHGTPGSRYTRHDSSVYTEAGARVITYDRPGYGQSTRDRGRDIAAAAHDIAAIAATLRLDEFAVAGRSGGGPHALAAAALLPDRVSRCASVVGVGPWDAKDLDWLGGMTQGNVDEYTWAAEGESILHERMEPRCREIVRAMAAGEGLGKNYELSPDDRATAADIGHRAMLSQAVQEAFRCGIWGLVDDDLAFTRPWGFAPDDVEAPTQVWYGTEDTLVGTQHGTWLLEHVPKAEGRVMEGGHLTLEYRADELMNWLANG
- a CDS encoding DinB family protein, producing the protein MSVSDDDRGVWMPPEDDPRETGEQPVGEKDTIRSYLRHYRTTLEMKCEGLDAEQLARRSVPPSTLSLLGLVRHMAEVERHWFRRVLQGQSAPPMFWTDDDPDGDFDNAVADDAVVADAWERLREEIAVADAYLDGDIDLGAEVTHHGRPVPVRDILVHMVEEYARHAGHADLLRECIDGRTGQ
- a CDS encoding phytoene desaturase family protein — translated: MTSAVVVGSGPNGLVGAIRLAQAGLDVTVLEAADRPGGGTRTSELTAPGLLHDDCAAFHPFGVLSEALAPLGLDRYGLAWAWPEIDLAHPLDDGRAGLLSRTLDVTLDSLGPDGAAWRRIVGRVATDFDTLAADVLRPILHVPRHPVALTRFGLRAALPVTWLVRAFADEPARGLFAGVAAHLFGRLDRPMSSSVGLLLSAAGHRAGWPVAVGGTRAISDALVALLADLGGTVTTGVRVTALDELRDATGRTPDVVLLDTAPDAAVRIVGERMPPRVRRALTRFRYGPAAFKLDLAIDGDVPWTNADVRRAGTVHLGGTAAEIAAAETEVVRGRMPQRPYVLVGQQYLADTSRSGDGLNPLWAYAHVPHGFTGDATEAILAQIERFAPGFRERVVAAARRGPADLAAYNPNYVGGDISAGANTPLQVVMRPRWALDPYTLGVDGVYLCSSATPPGGGVHGLCGLHAAESALSRL
- a CDS encoding type II toxin-antitoxin system VapC family toxin; this encodes MLVVDASVLAPALADDGPHGDVARSRLRGQQLSAPGLIDLAVVKVVRRRWRAGDIDARRAGLALDDLAAMPIERAHHVSLLARAWELRDNLTPYDAAYVALAEVLEVPLLTADARLARSPGLRCGVEVVSAGS